Sequence from the Kribbella aluminosa genome:
TGCCGTTGAGGATGCGGATCTGCCAGTGGCCGGCATGCAGGTCCTGGTGGTGGCGCTTGCAGAGCAATGCGAGGTTGGTGACGGCGGTGGGGCCGCCGTCGGCCCAGTGGATGATGTGGTGGGCTTCGGTTTGGATGGGTGGGGCGTGGCAGATGACGCAGCCTTTGTCACGGGCGTTGAGGGCGCGGCGCATGTGGCGGGTGACGAGACGTTGGCTGGTGCCGACGTCGAGGGGTTGTGACTTCGAGCCGAGGACGATCGGGAGTACTTCGGCATCGCAGGCGAGGCGCCGTACGGTCGCGGCCGACAGGTTGTCGCCGAAGATCAGCGCTCCGGTCGCGGTAGCGGTCGCGGCCGCGAGGTCGTTGAAGTCGATCGTGACGCTGATGTGTGCCTTCGGCCCATGACCGGAAACCACCTCCCGCCCGGCACTCCCACGACCACCCACACCACTATCCACGCCCGCATCCACGCTCGCCTGCGTGCTTGCGTCCGTGCCCGTATCCACGCCTGTATCCGTGCCTGCGTTCACGCTCGCATGTGTGCCGGTGTTCAGGCCTGGGTCGAGGTCGGTGCTTGTGTGCCTGTCGGCGGGCACGCGAGTGCTGGCGTCGCCGACGCCGCCCGGTTTGGTGCCGCCGCGGCCGCCCGCTTCGGCGGTGGAGCCGGTGCCGGTGCCGGTTGCCCGGCTGGGGCTGCTGGTGGGAACGCCGCCGGAGCCGCTGCTGGGTGCGGGGGCATCGGGTTCGGCGCGGCTTGTCGTCCGGTTGGGCGGGAACGGCAGTAGGTCGCCGTACCCGGACGGCCGCGTACCGCCAACCCCGGCCCCAGCACGAGCCGGCATCGTGCCGGATGACCCGGTGCCGGGTCGCGTGGTGGTGCTGGGCGGGGTGGTGATGGATGGTGCGGGGGTGTTGAGGATGGTGGTGAGGGCGTCGGCCTGGCGTTTGCTCAGGGGGCGGGGGTCCAGTTCGCCGTCGTCGGTTTTGTGGGGGCGGGCATAGGCGTGGATCAAGGTGCGGAGGAGCTCGGCGTTCTCGTTGGCGAGGTAGCCGGCGAAGGTGACGCCGCGGTCGGCGTTCTTGAGGGTGAGGGATTCGCGGGTGTAGGCGGCGTTCTCGTCGGGTTCGGGGCCGTCGGGGTCGAGGCGTTCGCGGATCGCGCGGCCGGCGCGGCGCAGCTCGGACGGGGTGTGGGTGGCGGCCAGGCCGATCAGTTCTTGCTCGGCGACGGCGAGGTTCTCTGCCGGGACTGTGTTCGGGACCTGGTCCAGGACGGAGATGATTGCTGCGGCCTGGGCGGGGCTCACCCGCCAGCCGCCCGCCGCGGCCCCGCCGCGTTCATCCGCGGGCTGTTCGCTCGATTCACTGGCGGGCTCATCGACCGAGTCGCTCGCCTCATCGGCGCCCGTGCTCCTGTCACCGAGGTCGTCACCGAGGTCGTCCCCGAGTTCGTCACGGCGCTGGTCGTCGCGCTCGTCCCAGGCGGCGTCATCGTCGGTGTCGGGGGTGGCGGCGTGGGCGGGGTTGGCGAACGGGGTGCTGGGGTCGGGCAGGGCGGCGCTGGTGGCGGGGTAGACGCCGAGGCGGTTGGCGAGGCGGAGCTCGCGGCGGACCTCCTTCAGGTCCTGGCGGTATCGGGTCGCCATCAGCCGGGCGGTGTCTCCGGCGCCGAGTTCCTTCGCGTGGCCGGAGGTATCCACACGGGCCTGCAGCTGCCACTTCAGTGTCTGTATCCGGGCGTCCTCGGCGACGACTGCGTCGAGAGCCGACAGCGCTTCGCTGCCACTCATCGACCAGACGGGCCGTTCGCCGAGGATCTCCATGCCCACAACTCTAGACATGCCCTCCGACAGTTTCCAACGCCAGAACCCCTTATTTCCAAGAAGATCCGCAACATCCAGTTATCCACAAGG
This genomic interval carries:
- a CDS encoding HNH endonuclease signature motif containing protein; its protein translation is MSRVVGMEILGERPVWSMSGSEALSALDAVVAEDARIQTLKWQLQARVDTSGHAKELGAGDTARLMATRYRQDLKEVRRELRLANRLGVYPATSAALPDPSTPFANPAHAATPDTDDDAAWDERDDQRRDELGDDLGDDLGDRSTGADEASDSVDEPASESSEQPADERGGAAAGGWRVSPAQAAAIISVLDQVPNTVPAENLAVAEQELIGLAATHTPSELRRAGRAIRERLDPDGPEPDENAAYTRESLTLKNADRGVTFAGYLANENAELLRTLIHAYARPHKTDDGELDPRPLSKRQADALTTILNTPAPSITTPPSTTTRPGTGSSGTMPARAGAGVGGTRPSGYGDLLPFPPNRTTSRAEPDAPAPSSGSGGVPTSSPSRATGTGTGSTAEAGGRGGTKPGGVGDASTRVPADRHTSTDLDPGLNTGTHASVNAGTDTGVDTGTDASTQASVDAGVDSGVGGRGSAGREVVSGHGPKAHISVTIDFNDLAAATATATGALIFGDNLSAATVRRLACDAEVLPIVLGSKSQPLDVGTSQRLVTRHMRRALNARDKGCVICHAPPIQTEAHHIIHWADGGPTAVTNLALLCKRHHQDLHAGHWQIRILNGIVQVTRPTWSNPSRIPPGKYHPPTANIVHQPPSRSNPWGDDDTPPPPTSPKPPTSADIWGADDLPALSPHAPPIIANPPWDDDPPTPRAATPPPMPADPWGDDDVPSSPARAARPIAVDPWGDATPIPVAPRADDRAPAPADPGRDDDAPCLTTACLDHRRSGSVG